A stretch of the Medicago truncatula cultivar Jemalong A17 chromosome 5, MtrunA17r5.0-ANR, whole genome shotgun sequence genome encodes the following:
- the LOC11415697 gene encoding pterin-4-alpha-carbinolamine dehydratase 2, mitochondrial isoform X2, with translation MRSFKAMNRILLNLRHPLLPLSTTLPSPSLFSQFSPKRFMDSNTHHNQIPVSSLTTFSTPNKDSNDLSTKTCVPCNAKDLQPMTQDAANALIAQVSDWNLVNESGTLKLSRSWKVKSFNKGLEFFRIIADLAEAEGHHPDLHLVGWNNVTVEIWTHSVGHHLK, from the exons ATGCGGAGCTTCAAAGCAATGAATCGAATTCTTCTCAATCTACGCCACCCTCTACTTCCTCTCTCAACCACACTTCCATCACCATCACTCTTTtcccaattctcaccaaaacg ATTCATGGATTCCAATACGCATCATAATCAAATCCCAGTTTCATCACTTACAACATTTTCCACTCCCAACAAAGATTCAAACG atCTTTCGACGAAGACATGTGTACCTTGTAATGCAAAGGATTTGCAACCTATGACCCAAGATGCAGCCAATGCTTTGATTGCACAG GTTTCCGACTGGAATTTGGTAAACGAAAGTGGTACTTTGAAACTGAGTAGGTCATGGAAAGTTAAATCTTTTAATAAAGGATTGGAATTTTTCAGAATTATAGCCGATCTTGCTGAAGCTGAAG GTCATCATCCTGATCTTCACCTTGTTGGCTGGAATAATGTTACTGTAGAGATTTGGACTCATTCTGTTG GGCATCATTTGAAGTGA
- the LOC11415697 gene encoding pterin-4-alpha-carbinolamine dehydratase 2, mitochondrial isoform X1 → MRSFKAMNRILLNLRHPLLPLSTTLPSPSLFSQFSPKRFMDSNTHHNQIPVSSLTTFSTPNKDSNDLSTKTCVPCNAKDLQPMTQDAANALIAQVSDWNLVNESGTLKLSRSWKVKSFNKGLEFFRIIADLAEAEGHHPDLHLVGWNNVTVEIWTHSVGGLTENDFILAAKINELNVHGLLRRKASD, encoded by the exons ATGCGGAGCTTCAAAGCAATGAATCGAATTCTTCTCAATCTACGCCACCCTCTACTTCCTCTCTCAACCACACTTCCATCACCATCACTCTTTtcccaattctcaccaaaacg ATTCATGGATTCCAATACGCATCATAATCAAATCCCAGTTTCATCACTTACAACATTTTCCACTCCCAACAAAGATTCAAACG atCTTTCGACGAAGACATGTGTACCTTGTAATGCAAAGGATTTGCAACCTATGACCCAAGATGCAGCCAATGCTTTGATTGCACAG GTTTCCGACTGGAATTTGGTAAACGAAAGTGGTACTTTGAAACTGAGTAGGTCATGGAAAGTTAAATCTTTTAATAAAGGATTGGAATTTTTCAGAATTATAGCCGATCTTGCTGAAGCTGAAG GTCATCATCCTGATCTTCACCTTGTTGGCTGGAATAATGTTACTGTAGAGATTTGGACTCATTCTGTTG GTGGGCTGACTGAGAATGACTTCATACTTGCTGCTAAGATCAATGAACTCAATGTGCATGGCTTACTAAGAAGGAAAGCTTCTGACTGA